The Enterobacter kobei genome has a segment encoding these proteins:
- the nudB gene encoding dihydroneopterin triphosphate diphosphatase, with amino-acid sequence MTYKLPVSVLVVIYAQDTKRVLMLQRRDDPDFWQSVTGSLEEGETAQQAAAREVKEEVTIDVAREQLTLKDCQRTVEFEIFSHLRHRYAPGIERNTESWFCLALPHEREIVFTEHLNYRWVDATDAAALTKSWSNRQAIEEFVINAA; translated from the coding sequence ATGACATACAAGCTTCCCGTTTCTGTCTTAGTTGTCATTTATGCCCAGGACACGAAGCGGGTGCTAATGTTGCAGCGGCGCGACGATCCTGATTTCTGGCAGTCGGTTACCGGCAGCCTGGAAGAGGGGGAAACCGCGCAGCAGGCCGCCGCGCGTGAAGTAAAGGAAGAGGTCACCATTGATGTTGCTCGCGAGCAACTGACCCTGAAGGACTGTCAGCGCACGGTGGAGTTTGAAATTTTTAGCCATTTACGTCATCGCTACGCGCCGGGCATTGAGCGCAATACGGAATCGTGGTTCTGTCTCGCGCTCCCCCATGAGCGGGAGATCGTGTTTACCGAACACCTGAACTACCGCTGGGTGGATGCGACGGATGCCGCCGCACTGACCAAGTCGTGGAGCAACCGGCAGGCGATTGAAGAATTTGTAATTAACGCTGCCTGA
- the ruvC gene encoding crossover junction endodeoxyribonuclease RuvC, with amino-acid sequence MSIILGIDPGSRVTGYGVIRQVGRQLTYLGSGCIRTKVDDLPSRLKLIYAGVSEIITQFQPDFFAIEQVFMAKNADSALKLGQARGVAIVAAVNQDLPVFEYAARQVKQTVVGIGSAEKSQVQHMVRTLLKLPANPQADAADALAIAITHCHVSQNAMQMSESRLNLARGRLR; translated from the coding sequence ATGTCGATTATCCTTGGGATTGACCCCGGCTCGCGCGTCACCGGTTATGGCGTTATCCGCCAGGTGGGACGCCAGCTAACCTACCTCGGCAGCGGCTGTATTCGCACCAAAGTGGACGATCTGCCGTCGCGCCTGAAGCTGATTTATGCGGGCGTGTCGGAAATCATCACCCAGTTTCAGCCTGATTTTTTTGCCATTGAGCAGGTCTTTATGGCAAAAAACGCCGATTCGGCGCTAAAGCTGGGGCAGGCGCGCGGCGTGGCGATTGTTGCCGCCGTGAACCAGGATCTTCCGGTGTTCGAATATGCCGCACGTCAGGTAAAGCAGACGGTGGTGGGGATAGGTAGCGCGGAGAAAAGCCAGGTGCAGCATATGGTGCGTACCTTGCTGAAGCTTCCCGCGAACCCGCAGGCCGATGCCGCCGATGCACTGGCCATTGCGATTACCCACTGTCACGTCAGCCAGAACGCGATGCAAATGAGTGAATCGCGGCTCAATCTGGCGCGAGGCAGGTTACGATAA
- a CDS encoding YebC/PmpR family DNA-binding transcriptional regulator, whose protein sequence is MAGHSKWANTKHRKAAQDAKRGKIFTKIIRELVTAARLGGGDPASNPRLRAAVDKALSNNMTRDTLNRAIARGVGGDEDANMETIIYEGYGPGGTAVMVECLSDNRNRTVAEVRHAFTKTGGNLGTDGSVSYLFSKKGVISFEKGDEDVIMEAALEAGAEDVVTYDDGAIDVYTAWEEMGAVRDALEAAGLKADNAEVSMIPSTKADMDAETAPKLLRLIDMLEDCDDVQEVYHNGEISDEVAATL, encoded by the coding sequence ATGGCAGGTCATAGTAAGTGGGCCAACACCAAACACCGTAAAGCGGCACAGGATGCCAAACGCGGTAAGATCTTTACCAAAATCATTCGTGAGCTGGTGACAGCGGCACGTCTGGGCGGCGGCGATCCGGCCTCTAACCCGCGTCTGCGCGCGGCGGTGGATAAAGCGCTGTCTAACAACATGACGCGTGACACCCTGAACCGTGCCATCGCACGTGGTGTAGGCGGTGATGAAGACGCGAACATGGAAACCATCATTTATGAAGGTTACGGCCCTGGCGGTACTGCCGTAATGGTTGAGTGTCTGTCCGACAACCGTAACCGTACCGTTGCGGAAGTGCGCCATGCATTCACTAAAACCGGCGGCAACCTGGGTACCGACGGTTCCGTTTCTTACCTGTTCAGCAAAAAAGGCGTCATCTCCTTCGAGAAAGGCGACGAAGATGTGATCATGGAAGCCGCCCTGGAAGCCGGTGCGGAAGACGTGGTGACCTACGATGATGGCGCAATTGACGTTTACACCGCGTGGGAAGAGATGGGCGCCGTGCGCGATGCACTCGAAGCCGCGGGTCTGAAAGCGGACAACGCTGAAGTTTCCATGATCCCATCCACCAAAGCGGACATGGATGCGGAAACTGCGCCAAAACTGCTGCGTCTGATCGACATGCTCGAAGACTGCGACGACGTGCAGGAAGTGTATCACAACGGTGAAATCTCTGATGAGGTTGCAGCGACTCTCTGA
- the ruvA gene encoding Holliday junction branch migration protein RuvA has protein sequence MIGRLRGIIIEKQPPLVLLEVGGVGYEVHMPMTCFYELPDAGKEAIVFTQFVVREDAQLLYGFNNKQERTLFRELIKTNGVGPKLALAILSGMSAPQFVNAVEREDPAALIKLPGIGKKTAERLIVEMKDRFKGLHGDLFTPATDLVLTSPGAPSTDDDAEQEAVAALVALGYKPQEASRMVSKIAKPDASSETLIREALRAAL, from the coding sequence GTGATAGGCAGACTCAGAGGCATCATCATTGAAAAACAACCCCCGTTAGTGCTGCTGGAAGTGGGTGGCGTGGGCTATGAAGTCCACATGCCAATGACCTGCTTCTATGAGCTGCCGGACGCGGGTAAAGAGGCGATTGTCTTTACACAGTTCGTGGTGCGTGAAGATGCTCAGTTGCTTTACGGCTTCAACAACAAGCAGGAACGTACTCTGTTCCGCGAGCTGATTAAAACCAACGGCGTGGGGCCGAAGCTGGCGCTGGCGATTTTGTCCGGTATGTCTGCTCCGCAGTTCGTGAATGCCGTTGAGCGCGAAGATCCTGCGGCGCTGATTAAACTCCCGGGGATTGGTAAGAAAACCGCCGAGCGTCTGATTGTTGAGATGAAAGACCGCTTTAAAGGTCTGCATGGCGATCTGTTCACCCCAGCCACCGATCTGGTTCTGACGTCACCTGGGGCGCCGTCAACAGATGATGACGCTGAGCAGGAAGCGGTTGCCGCGCTGGTGGCGCTGGGCTATAAACCTCAGGAGGCCAGTCGGATGGTAAGCAAAATTGCCAAACCGGATGCCAGCAGTGAAACCCTGATTCGTGAAGCGCTGCGCGCTGCATTGTGA
- the ruvB gene encoding Holliday junction branch migration DNA helicase RuvB, with product MIEADRLVSAGTLQAEDVVDRAIRPKLLDEYIGQPQVRSQMEIFIQAAKLRGEALDHLLIFGPPGLGKTTLANIVANEMGVNLRTTSGPVLEKAGDLAAMLTNLEPHDVLFIDEIHRLSPVVEEVLYPAMEDYQLDIMIGEGPAARSIKIDLPPFTLIGATTRAGSLTSPLRDRFGIVQRLEFYQVPDLQHIVGRSARYMGLEMSEEGAFEVAKRSRGTPRIANRLLRRVRDFAEVKHDGTISAEIAAQALDMLNVDAEGFDYMDRKLLLAVLDKFFGGPVGLDNLAAAIGEERETIEDVLEPYLIQQGFLQRTPRGRMATVRAWNHFGITPPSMP from the coding sequence ATGATTGAAGCAGACCGCCTGGTATCGGCAGGCACCCTTCAGGCAGAAGACGTGGTGGATCGTGCGATCCGCCCGAAACTGCTTGATGAGTATATCGGCCAGCCGCAGGTACGTTCCCAGATGGAGATTTTCATCCAGGCGGCAAAGCTGCGCGGCGAAGCGCTCGATCACCTGCTGATTTTTGGCCCGCCAGGGTTGGGGAAAACCACGCTGGCGAATATCGTTGCCAATGAAATGGGCGTCAACCTGCGCACGACCTCCGGCCCGGTGCTGGAGAAAGCCGGCGATCTGGCGGCAATGCTGACCAACCTTGAACCGCATGACGTACTGTTTATCGATGAAATCCACCGTCTGTCTCCGGTGGTAGAGGAAGTGCTCTATCCGGCAATGGAAGATTACCAGCTGGATATCATGATTGGTGAAGGCCCGGCTGCGCGCTCCATCAAGATCGATCTGCCGCCGTTTACCCTGATTGGCGCAACGACCCGTGCCGGATCGTTGACCTCTCCATTGCGCGACCGCTTCGGTATCGTGCAGCGTCTGGAGTTTTATCAGGTGCCGGACCTGCAGCATATTGTCGGTCGTAGCGCGCGCTATATGGGGCTGGAGATGAGCGAAGAGGGCGCTTTTGAAGTGGCGAAGCGTTCGCGCGGTACGCCGCGTATTGCCAACCGCCTGCTGCGTCGCGTGCGCGACTTTGCCGAAGTGAAGCACGATGGCACCATTTCGGCAGAGATTGCCGCCCAGGCGCTGGATATGCTTAACGTCGATGCCGAAGGCTTTGACTATATGGACCGCAAACTGCTGCTGGCGGTGCTGGATAAATTCTTTGGCGGACCGGTCGGGCTGGATAACCTGGCGGCGGCGATCGGTGAAGAGCGTGAAACTATCGAGGATGTTCTGGAGCCGTATCTGATCCAGCAGGGATTCTTACAGCGTACGCCGCGTGGTCGTATGGCGACGGTGCGGGCGTGGAATCATTTCGGCATTACGCCACCGTCAATGCCGTAA